In Acinetobacter sp. WCHAc010034, a genomic segment contains:
- the pdxH gene encoding pyridoxamine 5'-phosphate oxidase, whose protein sequence is MSDVIKDLSELRLSYQKGELHEAQAAQNPHAQFLDWFNLALEAKLHEPYAMYLATANAQGRPHVRTVLLRGAAEAGYDFYSNYDSQKGADLAENPYAELLFYWPELERQVRVSGKVEKIPEDESAAYYRKRPRDSQIAAHISTPQSGVIDSRETLQRRFQDLQDQVADKAVLAKPEFWGGFRLQPDYYEFWQGRPNRLHDRLRYEKADGVWTLQRLMP, encoded by the coding sequence ATGAGCGATGTCATTAAAGATTTAAGCGAGCTGCGCCTCAGCTATCAGAAAGGCGAGCTGCATGAAGCGCAGGCGGCGCAAAACCCGCATGCGCAGTTTCTGGACTGGTTCAATCTGGCGCTGGAAGCCAAGCTGCATGAACCCTATGCCATGTATCTGGCTACCGCCAATGCGCAGGGCCGCCCGCATGTGCGCACGGTGCTGCTGCGCGGCGCCGCAGAGGCCGGCTATGACTTTTACAGCAACTATGACAGCCAGAAAGGCGCGGATTTAGCCGAAAATCCCTATGCCGAACTGCTGTTTTACTGGCCTGAGCTGGAGCGCCAGGTGCGGGTCAGCGGCAAGGTGGAAAAGATCCCTGAAGACGAGTCGGCCGCCTATTACCGCAAGCGCCCGCGCGACAGTCAGATCGCGGCCCATATCAGCACGCCGCAGAGCGGGGTGATTGACAGCCGTGAAACGCTGCAGCGCCGGTTTCAGGACCTGCAGGATCAGGTGGCGGACAAGGCGGTTTTGGCCAAGCCGGAATTCTGGGGCGGTTTCCGCCTGCAGCCGGACTATTATGAGTTCTGGCAGGGCCGCCCGAACCGCCTGCATGACCGCCTGCGCTATGAAAAAGCCGATGGCGTTTGGACGCTGCAGCGGCTGATGCCTTAA